The Astyanax mexicanus isolate ESR-SI-001 chromosome 24, AstMex3_surface, whole genome shotgun sequence genome has a segment encoding these proteins:
- the LOC125787440 gene encoding myosin heavy chain, fast skeletal muscle-like isoform X2: MGDGEMECFGPAAVYLRKPERERIEAQNKPFDAKTAVFVAEPAEMYLKGTLKSKEGGKATVDTLCGKTLTVKEDDVYPMNPPKFDKIEDMAMMTHLNEPCVLYNLKERYAAWMIYTYSGLFCVTVNPYKWLPVYDAVVVTGYRGKKRIEAPPHIFSISDNAYQFMLTDRENQSVLITGESGAGKTVNTKRVIQYFATIAVAGQKKAEPAAGKIQGSLEDQIIAANPLLEAYGNAKTIRNDNSSRFGKFIRIHFGQTGKLASADIETYLLEKSRVTFQLSAERSYHIFYQLMTGHKPELLEALLITTNPYDYHMISQGEITVKSINDVEEFIATDTAIDILGFTADEKINIYKLTGAVVHHGNMKFKQKQREEQAEPDGTEVADKIAYLLGLNSADMLKALCYPRVKVGNEFVTKGQTVPQVNNAVMALCKSVYEKMFLWMVVRINEMLDTKQPRQFFIGVLDIAGFEIFDFNSLEQLCINFTNEKLQQFFNHHMFVLEQEEYKKEGIDWEFIDFGMDLAACIELIEKPMGIFSILEEECMFPKATDTSFKNKLHDQHLGKCNAFQKPKPAKGKAEAHFSLVHYAGTVDYNIVGWLDKNKDPLNDSVVQLYQKSANKLLSFLYASHSSADDAGAGGKKGKKKGGSFQTVSALFRENLGKLMTNLRSTHPHFVRCLIPNESKTPGLMENFLVIHQLRCNGVLEGIRICRKGFPSRILYGDFKQRYKVLNASVIPEGQFIDNKKASEKLLGSIDVDHTQYKFGHTKVFFKAGLLGTLEEMRDEKLASLVTMTQALCRGFLMRREFVKMMERRESIYSIQYNIRSFMNVKHWPWMKLYFKIKPLLKSAETEKEMAAMKENFEKMKEDLTKALAKKKELEEKMVSLLQEKNDLQLQVASETENLSDAEERCEGLIKSKIQLEAKLKETTERLEDEEEINAELTAKKRKLEDECSELKKDIDDLELTLAKVEKEKHATENKVKNLTEEMAAQDESIAKLTKEKKALQEAHQQTLDDLQAEEDKVNTLTKAKTKLEQQVDDLEGSLEQEKKLRMDLERAKRKLEGDLKLAQESIMDLENDKQQSDEKIKKKDFEVSQLLSKIEDEQSLGAQLQKKIKELQARIEELEEEIEAERAARAKVEKQRADLSRELEEISERLEEAGGATAAQIEMNKKREAEFQKLRRDLEESTLQHEATAAALRKKQADSVAELGEQIDNLQRVKQKLEKEKSEYKMEIDDLSSNMEAVAKSKANLEKLCRTLEDQLSEFKTKNDEHVRQLNDMSAQRARLQTENGEFGRQLEEKEALVSQLTRGKQAYTQQIEELKRQIEEEVKAKNALAHGVQSARHDCDLLREQFEEEQEAKAELQRSMSKANSEVAQWRTKYETDAIQRTEELEESKKKLAQRLQDAEESIEAVNSKCASLEKTKQRLQGEVEDLMIDVERANALAANLDKKQRNFDKVLAEWKQKFEEGQAELEGAQKEARSLSTELFKMKNSYEEALDHLETLKRENKNLQQEISDLTEQIGETGKTIHELEKAKKTVETEKSEIQTALEEAEGTLEHEESKILRIQLELNQVKSEIDRKLAEKDEEMEQIKRNSQRVIESMQSTLDSEVRSRNDALRVKKKMEGDLNEMEIQLSHANRQASEAQKQLRNVQGQLKDAQLHLDEAIRGHEDMKEQVAMVERRNNLMLAEIEELRSALEQTERGRKVAEQELVDASERVALLHSQNTSLINTKKKLEADLVQIQGEVDDTIQEARNAEEKAKKAITDAAMMAEELKKEQDTSAHLERMKKNLEVTVKDLQHRLDEAENLAMKGGKKQLQKLESRVRELETEVEAEQRRGADAVKGVRKYERRVKELTYQTEEDKKNVTRLQDLVDKLQLKVKAYKRQAEEAEEQANTHLSRYRKVQHEMEEAQERADIAESQVNKLRAKSRDAGKGKEAAE; encoded by the exons ACCCTCACAGTCAAGGAGGATGATGTCTATCCCATGAATCCTCCCAAATTCGACAAAATTGAGGACATGGCCATGATGACCCACCTCAACGAGCCCTGTGTGCTGTATAACCTCAAAGAGCGTTACGCAGCCTGGATGATCTAC ACCTACTCAGGGTTGTTCTGCGTCACTGTGAACCCCTACAAGTGGCTCCCAGTATACGATGCAGTTGTTGTAACTGGATACAGAGGCAAGAAAAGAATTGAAGCCCCACCccacatcttctccatctctgaTAACGCTTATCAGTTCATGCTCACAG ATCGTGAGAACCAGTCTGTCCTGATTAC TGGAGAATCCGGTGCAGGGAAGACTGTGAACACTAAACGTGTCATCCAGTACTTTGCAACAATTGCAGTTGCTGGACAGAAGAAAGCAGAGCCTGCTGCTGGAAAAATACAG GGTTCACTGGAGGACCAAATCATTGCAGCTAACCCACTGCTGGAGGCTTATGGTAATGCCAAAACCATCAGGAATGACAATTCCTCTCGTTTT GGTAAATTTATCAGAATCCACTTTGGGCAAACTGGAAAACTGGCCTCAGCTGATATTGAAACCT ATCTGCTGGAAAAGTCAAGAGTCACTTTCCAGCTGTCTGCTGAGAGGAGCTACCACATCTTCTACCAGCTCATGACTGGACACAAACCAGAGCTGCTTG AGGCACTGCTTATCACCACCAACCCCTATGACTATCATATGATCAGCCAGGGTGAAATCACAGTCAAGAGCATCAATGATGTGGAGGAGTTCATTGCCACAGAT ACTGCTATTGACATCCTGGGCTTCACTGCTGATGAGAAAATCAACATCTACAAACTGACTGGTGCTGTGGTGCATCACGGCAACATGAAGTTCAAGCAGAAGCAGAGAGAGGAGCAGGCTGAGCCTGATGGCACTGAGG TGGCTGATAAAATCGCCTACCTCTTGGGCCTGAACTCTGCTGACATGCTGAAAGCTCTGTGCTACCCCAGAGTGAAGGTCGGAAATGAGTTTGTGACCAAAGGCCAAACTGTTCCTCAG GTGAATAACGCCGTCATGGCTCTCTGCAAGTCTGTCTATGAGAAAATGTTCTTGTGGATGGTCGTGCGCATCAATGAGATGTTGGACACAAAACAGCCAAGGCAGTTCTTCATTGGTGTGCTGGACATCGCTGGATTTGAGATCTTTGAT ttcAACAGCTTGGAGCAACTCTGCATTAACTTCACAAATGAGAAACTGCAACAGTTTTTCAACCACCACATGTTTGTACTGGAACAAGAGGAGTACAAGAAAGAAGGAATTGACTGGGAGTTCATTGACTTTGGGATGGACTTGGCTGCCTGCATTGAGCTTATTGAAAAA CCAATGGGCATCTTCTCCATCCTGGAGGAGGAGTGCATGTTCCCCAAGGCAACAGACACATCCTTCAAGAACAAGCTGCACGATCAGCATCTTGGCAAATGTAACGCTTTCCAGAAGCCAAAGCCTGCCAAGGGTAAAGCAGAAGCCCACTTCTCTCTGGTACACTACGCCGGCACTGTGGACTACAACATTGTTGGCTGGCTGGACAAGAACAAGGATCCCCTGAACGACTCTGTTGTGCAACTTTACCAGAAGTCAGCAAATAAACTGCTGTCCTTCCTGTATGCAAGCCATTCATCTGCTGATG ATGCTGGTGCTGGTGGCAAGAAAGGCAAGAAGAAGGGTGGTTCCTTCCAAACAGTGTCTGCTCTGTTCAGG GAGAACTTGGGAAAACTAATGACCAACTTGAGAAGCACTCATCCTCACTTTGTGCGGTGCCTGATTCCAAATGAGTCCAAAACTCCAG GTCTGATGGAGAACTTCTTGGTTATCCACCAGCTGAGGTGTAATGGTGTGCTGGAGGGTATCAGAATCTGCAGAAAGGGATTCCCAAGCAGAATCCTCTACGGTGACTTTAAGCAAAG ATACAAAGTACTGAATGCCAGTGTGATCCCAGAGGGACAATTCATTGACAACAAGAAAGCCTCAGAGAAACTCTTGGGCTCCATTGATGTGGACCACACCCAGTACAAGTTTGGGCACACCAAG GTGTTTTTCAAAGCTGGTCTGCTGGGTACCCTTGAGGAGATGCGAGATGAGAAATTAGCATCTCTGGTGACCATGACTCAAGCTCTGTGCCGTGGCTTCCTTATGAGGAGGGAGTTTGTAAAGATGATGGAGAGGAG AGAGTCCATCTACAGCATCCAATACAACATCCGCTCATTCATGAATGTGAAACACTGGCCATGGATGAAGCTGTACTTCAAGATCAAGCCTCTGCTGAAGAGTGCAGAGACTGAGAAAGAAATGGCTGCTATGAAGGAGAACTTTGAAAAAATGAAGGAGGACCTTACAAAGGCACTGGCCAAGAAGAAAGAGCTTGAGGAGAAGATGGTTTCACTTCTTCAGGAGAAAAATGACCTGCAACTGCAAGTGGCATCT GAAACTGAGAACCTCTCTGATGCTGAGGAAAGGTGTGAGGGGCTCATTAAGAGCAAGATCCAGCTTGAGGCCAAACTCAAAGAGACAACCGAGAGGCTGGAAGATGAGGAGGAAATCAATGCTGAGCTGACCGCCAAAAAGAGAAAACTGGAGGATGAGTGCTCTGAGCTGAAGAAGGATATTGATGATCTGGAGCTCACCTTGGCTAAAGTGGAGAAGGAGAAACATGCCACTGAGAACAAG gtgaagaacctgACTGAAGAAATGGCCGCTCAGGATGAGAGCATTGCCAAACTCACCAAGGAAAAGAAAGCACTCCAAGAGGCACACCAGCAGACTCTTGATGATCTTCAGGCAGAGGAAGACAAAGTCAACACTCTGACCAAAGCCAAGACAAAGCTTGAACAACAAGTGGATGAT CTTGAAGGTTCATTGGAGCAAGAGAAGAAACTCCGAATGGACTTGGAGAGAGCTAAGAGGAAGCTTGAGGGTGACTTGAAACTGGCCCAGGAGTCCATAATGGACCTGGAGAATGACAAGCAGCAGTCTGATGAGAAGATCAAGAA GAAAGACTTTGAAGTCAGTCAGCTTCTGAGTAAGATTGAGGATGAACAGTCTTTGGGTGCTCAGCTTCAGAAGAAGATTAAGGAGCTTCAG GCTCGTATTGAGGAGCTGGAAGAGGAAATTGAGGCTGAGCGTGCAGCTCGAGCTAAAGTTGAGAAGCAGAGAGCTGATCTCTCCAGGGAACTTGAAGAGATCAGTGAGAGGCTGGAGGAGGCTGGTGGTGCCACTGCTGCTCAGATTGAGATGAATAAGAAGCGTGAGGCTGAGTTTCAGAAGCTGCGTCGTGATCTAGAAGAATCTACTCTGCAGCATGAagctacagctgctgctctccgCAAGAAACAAGCTGACAGTGTTGCTGAGCTTGGAGAACAGATCGACAACCTTCAGAGGGTCAAACAGAAGCTGGAGAAAGAGAAGAGTGAATATAAGATGGAGATAGATGACCTGTCCAGTAACATGGAGGCTGTGGCCAAATCAAAG gcAAATCTAGAGAAGTTGTGCCGTACACTTGAGGACCAGTTGAGTgaatttaaaactaaaaatgatgAACATGTCCGTCAACTGAACGACATGAGCGCACAAAGAGCACGACTTCAGACTGAGAATG GTGAATTTGGTCGCCAGCTGGAAGAGAAGGAGGCACTTGTTTCTCAGCTGACCAGAGGAAAACAAGCCTATACACAACAGATTGAGGAACTCAAGAGACAAATTGAAGAGGAAGTCaag GCCAAGAACGCCCTGGCTCATGGTGTTCAATCAGCTCGTCATGACTGTGATCTGCTCAGAGAGCAGTTTGAAGAGGAGCAGGAGGCCAAAGCTGAGCTTCAGCGTTCAATGTCTAAGGCTAACAGTGAGGTGGCTCAGTGGAGAACCAAATATGAGACAGATGCTATTCAGCGAACCGAGGAGCTTGAGGAGTCCAA GAAAAAACTTGCCCAGCGTCTACAAGATGCTGAGGAATCTATTGAAGCTGTGAACTCCAAATGTGCCTCTCTGGAGAAGACCAAACAGAGGCTGCAGGGTGAAGTGGAGGACCTTATGATTGATGTTGAGAGAGCCAATGCATTAGCTGCCAACCTTGACAAGAAGCAAAGGAACTTTGACAAG GTGTTGGCAGAATGGAAGCAGAAGTTTGAGGAAGGCCAAGCTGAACTGGAAGGAGCACAGAAAGAGGCTCGCTCTCTCAGCACTGAACTCTTTAAGATGAAGAACTCATATGAAGAAGCTCTTGATCATCTGGAGACCctcaagagagagaacaagaatctACAGC AGGAGATCTCAGACCTGACTGAACAGATCGGTGAGACTGGAAAGACCATCCATGAGCTGGAGAAAGCAAAGAAGACAGTGGAGACTGAGAAATCAGAAATCCAAACTGCTCTTGAGGAAGCTGAG GGCACACTTGAACATGAAGAATCCAAGATTCTTCGTATTCAGCTTGAACTCAACCAGGTAAAGAGTGAGATTGACAGGAAGCTGGCTGAGAAGGACGAGGAGATGGAGCAGATCAAGAGGAACAGCCAGAGGGTGATTGAGTCCATGCAGAGCACTCTGGATTCTGAGGTCAGGAGCAGAAATGATGCCCTCAGAGTCAAGAAGAAAATGGAGGGAGATCTAAATGAGATGGAGATTCAGCTGAGCCATGCAAATCGCCAGGCTTCTGAAGCTCAGAAACAGCTCAGGAACGTCCAAGGACAGCTCAAG GATGCTCAACTGCACCTTGATGAGGCTATCAGAGGACATGAAGACATGAAGGAGCAGGTAGCCATGGTGGAGCGCAGGAATAACCTGATGCTGGCTGAGATTGAGGAGCTGAGATCTGCACTGGAGCAGACAGAAAGAGGCCGCAAAGTGGCTGAACAGGAGCTGGTGGATGCCAGTGAGCGTGTGGCACTGCTGCACTCTCAG AATACCAGTCTAATCAACACCAAGAAGAAGCTTGAGGCTGATCTGGTGCAGATCCAAGGTGAAGTAGATGACACAATCCAGGAGGCCAGAAATGCTGAAGAGAAGGCCAAGAAGGCTATTACTGAC GCTGCCATGATGGCAGAGGAGCTGAAAAAAGAACAGGACACCAGTGCTCACCTGGAGAGAATGAAGAAGAACCTTGAGGTTACAGTTAAAGATCTGCAGCATCGTCTGGATGAAGCTGAGAACCTTGCAATGAAAGGTGGAAAGAAGCAGCTTCAGAAACTTGAGTCCAGG GTGCGTGAGCTGGAGACTGAAGTTGAAGCTGAGCAGAGACGTGGTGCTGATGCTGTTAAAGGAGTTCGCAAATACGAAAGGAGAGTGAAGGAACTCACCTACCAG ACTGAAGAAGACAAGAAGAATGTGACTAGACTGCAGGATCTGGTGGACAAACTACAGCTCAAAGTGAAGGCCTACAAGAGACAGGCTGAGGAAGCT GAGGAGCAGGCCAACACTCACCTGTCCAGGTACAGGAAGGTGCAGCATGAGATGGAGGAAGCTCAGGAGCGTGCTGACATCGCTGAGTCCCAGGTCAACAAGCTGAGAGCCAAGAGCCGTGATGCTGGAAAG GGCAAGGAGGCAGCAGAATAA